TTGAAACGCCTTCCGATCTCAACCTCCAAATCTCTGAAACCCCACTTCGGTTGCAAGCTGAAACGGATTTTTTCATCGCCAAAAGTAGCCTTCACTCGAAGACCTGTTTGGGAGACGTTGGGAGTGCTGAAATACAGGTGCTGCTGTTGAGGAGGCACGGTGGAAGGAGAGGAGGATGACGGTGGGGAATGGCCGTACAAGGAGGAGgagttgttgttgctgctgttaTTGTTCTTTGACTGAGAGGTGGCAGAGCTCAACTCTGGAAAACTGTTGTAGAAAGAGCCGATCTGTATGGCACCCTCTGCACCCTGCACCGAATCGATCACTAGCTGAAGCTTCTTCAAAGAGTGTCCTACTTTCTTTATCTTCCTCGATGGCCACCTCGTGATGCCGTGCTGTCTGCATATCCTTTTCAGAGTTGTCGGACACACTGCATAttgtgcatgcatgcatgcatgcgtCGATTCGTTAATAAATCAACAGAACGGATATATTGAGTTTGATTGATCtgattatcaatatatatacatatatatatatatatataatataaatctcACCTCCGATGCTCTTTGCCGCATCTTTCAGGCTTCCGGCGAAGTACTGTCTCAGAACTGGCAAACTGATGGTCTTCTCCGCCTTCGTACGCCTCTTTTCGCCGGACTTTCTGCCACGTCGCCCACCAAAattctgtgtttgtgtttgggtcTGAGATTCATCGCCGAACACATGCTGCTCCTGAACCTCTACTGCATCGTAAGCGCCGCTGCTGCCACTCTCCCACCTGCACTTGCCTGTCACTTTGAACTCCTCTTTCGCCTCTTCCAGGTATTCCAACGACACGCACACTCCTTTCGCCTTCTGCTCCTGGGCCTGGGCCTCCATCATGTGCGCGATCCACGACCCGCACGCTTCTGCCTGCCACTGCGAGTCCGATTTCTCACTCATAACTATTTCCTCTTTGTTATTAACGTATGGCTGCGGCTGTGGCGGCGGAGGCGGCGGCAGCGGGGGCAACGTGAACTCGTCCCCCATGACAACATGCAAGGTGCGGCAAGACTGCTGAAGGATGAGGGATATGGAGCTGAGGAAGTGGCTTTGATTTTCCCTGTCACGGCAGTCCTTAGGAAGGAAGAACTCGACGACAAAATCGGTGTAGAGGCTTCTTAGAGGAATGGCGACGGCAGCGTGCAGGCCAAAGATGTTGGCGTGGTGAGCCAGAGGATACTGGGCTCTGGTGAAGGCGGCTACGTCGATCGCAAAGCAGGGCTTGGCCGTTGTGAAGGCCGTGCCAACGATTCCCTGTCCTCGCAAGAGATGATGCTGAGAAGAAGCCTCCTTGAAGCCCAGAACCTGTGCATCTCCCACAAAACACGCTCTCTCCACTGTTGACAAGTGATTCTCCGTGGAATGGCCATACCCACCACACTTCCCTCCTTGCTGGATGCAACAAGGAGCCCAGCTGAGAGCCAATGCCACATTCTGCGCCCTGCACACACACCTCATCACCTCCACAATCTCATTCACCGCTGCTTCGTACACCTCCTCGAATGCCTGTTCCGATTGCGTTACTAAACATGGCATGCTATGGTATGGCAGAAACTAAACATGAAATagttcaagaagaagaagaagtaccTGGAAAGGATTGCAGAGAAGATTATTGTTAAGAAGCTGCGGGCAATAGTTGACGGTGTCGCAGGGAGGCGTTAGAATCTGGATGACACCGAGGCATGTGTCGGTGCCTCTTTCGAACACCGGGAGGGCTAAAGAACCAGGAAGATCAACATAATAAGGAAGCCGAGGGTATTCCTGGCTTCGGTAGAAGCGAAGGCTGACGTCCCTTGCGCTGTTCATGTTGACGTTCATGTTCATCTCAACTGCAACCCAGTCATCTAAATTTCTGGTGAGATACTCAGGCCCAGCTACAAGCCCTCTGCGTAAGGGAACCCACACCTGAATCATGAGATTGGAGTTCTTTGTGCATTCTCTGAGATAACAGACAGCCACCACCAGTCTGTCTTTGACGGAGGAATTAACCTTGTTGGGTCCAATCCACCATCTCTTCCTCAACTCCACCTCCATCTCCGCTTCTGAACTTCCAATATACTGAGCCTCGCAGCTCCCAACGCCACTCGTTTCCACCCAGCAACCTTCTGCCAGCACCTCCTCGATCGAATCTTCTTCCGAGGCCGAATCACACTCCCACAAGCTCCCAAACCCACAATTTTGCACCAACCCCCCATATTCCATGCTGCTCTTAATTCACTTCCCAGACTTTGGTTGAAGACGaagattgaaaaagaaggaaaatttaTTAGATGCTTGAGAAAACAAGTACCTGATCGACCTCAACACAACTCAACATAaggcttatatatatatatatatatatatatatatatatatatatatatatatatatatatatatatatatatatatatatatatatatatatatatatatatatatatatatatatatatatatatatatatatagaagagaATATAGAATAGAAAGGAATGagcagaaaaaggaaaatttctGGTATTCCAGTGGGACCCTTCCTCTCTCAGTCACTCACAGTGGCCGgtgtttatttattcatttatgtGCACATCTCTTCCCCCTTACTCGCCGctgttaaataattatatattatacttatTTTAGCTGCTTCCTGTATTACGAACAACAACTAAAAAAATCAACTTCTGAAACCAACGTGTAGGACTCGTTAATTATCACACAAACTATTTCTTTAACACTTGTATACGTGctatcggataaaataagaaatagatgtaaatttatatatacataaaatacatattttgataaaaaaaaatttaaacgtGATACCAAAAGTAAAGACGACTTAATTAAAAGCAGACAACATCAATGTACATGAATATTGTATATTGAACCTACACAACATACCTATCGTACTATGATGCATACTCTGTATTAAGATGTTAGATTTAAATACACCAGAAGTATAGCTGTTTATTTAATCAATGATATAAGGAATCCATTGAAAGGTAggtaattttgaatataaaactggtatattatatatatatatatatatatatggtagtGTTGGCAGCTCTTTGAATATATAATATGAGGATTttgacataataaataataatataagtatgCAGAAGCGGCTGCATAATAGTGGGAGATCATAACCATGAAGAATATAGGAGTAGGAGTGCCTCACTCTCACTCactctgtctctctctctctccctctcttcgCCACGTGGCAACCCCATAGCAAACTTAAGATGAATGCGAAATTGCGTAAAGGGCACGACTTCTTTGGCCAAATCCATGTTTCTACATTCGTATTCATACATACTATATAGATACTGTATAtcacattatttaaatttaccaATGGAAGAGatttcttaattcttttttttttaaagaaagaaaaagagatgataatatattctaaaatCCAAGTTGAGGCCGCGAAATTGAAAAAGATTCTTCTCTGTTTCATTGGTGAATTAATCGACACAACGCAATGCGCATCAGAAACACTGCTACTCTATTACAACGTTGTTTCCTCGCTACCTAAACTAGATCCAAGGTTTCGGCACCTCTTTTTTAAAACTCTAAAATTAATCTCTTCTAAAAGTTTCATTACTTTTCTACTATAAACAGTCTAAACACATCAAATACCCACATATActtctatattttttcatattttaataaaaaatttagtatttaattatttcagtTACTTACTAGattcacaaaatttaaatataaattcaaatgagaaagtagaatattatataaaagtgaaagatttaTTAATCCactatctttaaattttaaataaagaataatatcaATCTCTTGTATGATTGGACTCAgatcttattaatatttatatttctttatgaatacaattctaaatattaaaattcagaaaaaatatatcatctAAAAGTGTATATTAATGCAACATTCtcatttactaaaaaaaaaataagaaatatcgtatgagataaatattattacaaaataaagtattaaatatttaatgaactataagacatattaatttaaatacatctTTTATAagtcataaattttaaatacttattaatgTATCGTATTGTAATGTTATTACTCTGTTAGAAATTTGTACTTGCAATGGAATTCACGTTTCAACATCGGATGTCTATATCAATTGCATTGTATTGAGAATAAATCATTACTTTTGACATTAATAAGCCTTTACAAAGATCATTTCCATCAGCCTGTCATTTCTTCGGAAACATCATTAAATCGTTATAAACATTTTGTTTACCTGTCGGtcctatattttttaaaattttattttgtactatAGCCACtcatacttttttatttactttgaaattcatttagatataaatataatcGAACATTAAATATAAGTATCTTATTTATGGCAACATATTTGTCTCTCCCATGTTTATTTCTCACTAAAAAGGATTGGAAATGTTATTCTTGGGGTTTAAAATTAAGGAACTAcgaatttaaataataaaaataaagaataaaataaaacggAATgtgaagaaggatttttattttgacatcTGTCATGAAATGGACGTGGTACGAACAAGACCAGCTAGACAACGTAgtttaaaattacttttcaacCTCTTTAACTAGTATTCTAAAtctcattctttatttttatactgaAAGCTACGTATGATCGTTAAAATTTAGTTTCTCATTTTTCATAGAAAATATGCATTCAATATAAATTCATgataaaacttaatttaaatgttctattttaagtaaatttaataatttatatatgattttaaataaatatatatatatatatatatatatcatttgttctatattcaatacaataaaattatatgtcTCTGATGCAAGGATTGGATtgtattagaaagtgagtttaagtctaactcaatctcatAAAATCGACTTATAAAGTGAGGTTTACAccttaaacaaaaaatatcactaGAATAAACTCTAATCATTGCTTCaataccatattaaaaaatggattttaagtctaactcaaccccacaaaactgacTTATAAGGTGAGATTTGTATCTCACttaataccatattaaaaaatggattttaagtctaacttaaccccacaaaaccgacttataaggtgagatttgtatctcacttatatattataattttgtcttatctctaatcgatgtaAGACTTTCAACATATTGAAAGTTACAACTATATTCTCCTTTTCATTTGCATGAGTAATAAATATGTTGTAAcaaatctttttattaaataaacttaaacacCCTACAACGtctttttatcatatatttttcttccaaTCTTTTTATCTTCACACTCATTTTCATGATCCACGGGTCCTTTCCCCTAATTACTCCCATTGTACGAATATAAGAAATAAGGTAAGTCGTTCTTGGAAAGCACTTGCTCCACTTTAAATTTCACAATTTGAAAATAAACCCAAAACTCGGTGATGAATTAAAAGCAGTACGTTATGTTTTGAAGATTGGATTTTATACTATAATAGAAAACCGATTGTGGTctctaacaattaaaaataaagtgatttgattatttaaaataataacattagtAATGAagcattaaaataattaattcctTAACGAAGTCTACTTTATGTGGAGGTGGATGATGGTTAATGGGCTTACGTCTGTACAGTAATTAGTAATTAGTGATTGAAGGAAACAAATCCCTTTTAAGAAATAGGTCGGCGAAGGAATCTTCTTTCAATTTCtaaccaattaaaaaataataaaaaaatagtgagagagataaagagaataaaaaatattaaagaaaaaaaataacaggaACACAGCATTAACGCATAGAAGTGTCTGGAAGTGTGAACCTacagtaaatatttattttaattataattataaaattataaaatcataaatttgagCCGCCTCTTCATTTTCTACAATAAAATATAGCTTTCCTCGTAAACTCGATTTTCCTTTACCGACACGTGTATCCTACATAAGCACCACAACAATATggaatcattttttttttctagttaaGATTTTTCTGaacttaaatataaacaaaaattaaataatttatatgttaattgAAAAGTTAACCTTATATATTACAATCATAATTAAGGAGAAAAGTGAGATTGAAgtgattttacttttaaaagtaTGAGTATTATATAGTAAGCAGAAAGAGTAACCTTATATTAGTCGAAGTTGATTAGAGTATTTAATAATGTTCATAATGATTGATGTTTGATATTGATGGAGGAAAAAGTGTGAATATTAGTGTCGAATGATAAATAGTATATTCAGAAAATAAGCAGATATTTCAAAGTGGAAAATCCTAGGGCATCTATCATCCAATATATTATTGACACGTAATTCAATCCCCAAAGTTTCTATCTTTCCCTGCCCCACTAATAAATACACTAACCCACTAATAAATACACTAATTAatccataattattttaaattttaaaaaaaaattctaaacatttctgattaaaaaatacttaatgcTTGAgatatttgcttttaatttatttgCACCTAACTAAATCTTTGTGAGTAAATTCGTTAGAgatgtaatatattaattactATTAGTTGTATGTAGGggtattattgaaaatataattttcaacaatattccttttctttttcttttgtaagaTAATATTCCATCTAAAttcaaatgtaaataaaaataatttcctttttttcttgCTTAAAATTATTACgctcatattaaaaaaatacttaataaatataacGTGTCTTAATTATTAGCGACGATAAACTAGTGCTCCCATTTGTTATTTAACTTATCTTATTTCAATAACAATAAATGTGAAGAATTAAAAGTCGTATTAAAAGAAACATTCGTTTTGAAATGGTGTAATTACTCTATGCATATTTCAATCTCTTgtaaacatacatatataacaattaatcTAAAGTGGTTGAGagatttttctttcatcattcaaattatataaatatttttttacattaataaaaaggaccgataaatatattttttttggtaaagtatttcaaaataatcttatttttttagtaaatacagtatatttataaaacaaatgaaataattataaataaaataatcagtGTTCCACTATAACTGAGAACATCctgtaaattttaatatttttgaatggaACAGAAGAAGTATTTAAACAAGTATATGATTGAGAAAACTTAATCAGTTTTGGTTTGAAATTctaaatcattaattattaataaatgaaaaattaagacTCTTCATGTGTATTAAATTAGGATTGAAGATGTTGTTCCATGTCTTCACCTAATCACTACTTCTCACCTCTCATGTCAGATTACAAATTGAAAATGGAAAGGTTGATGGaggaataatttaaaaaaatataaaatctttcattttaacaaataataatatatttaataatttgggTAATGATGTAAGGGCCCTTTCATTTTACTCTACATGTACACAACAccaattaaactatattttcattttagaatataaagcaatttaacaagaattaaataaaaaataaaaacattggTTATTACTAAGTATTAGAGAGAAGTAGAAAATGTAATGgtgtttatataaaaatttataatagttttttaatataatttatataagcCATGTTGCAACTTGTGatgttttatataatagttGATTTGAACGTGTTAACAGTTTTCAATAGCCActataatgaataaataaataaacccaAAAGCAGAATGGGACTCACTCACCTTGccctaattttatatttctatccATATCCaagttttcttatttgtatGCCTAATTTTACACTTTCATCTcattatctctttctcttttatcatattatttatatcaCAAGATGagtattagttttataaaaatgaaagtttgaattatataaattttttatatttatttgacatgactttttttatttaaaaatataaaattaatgtaaatttatgtcaagttttaattttgttttttaatattgtgaTTATGGTTTGaagtgtttatttttgtttgtgttagAGGAAATGATGGAGCATTAATTTGTATAGTTATAACGATGATATCTTTTAGAGATTGAGTAGTCCACTTGCATCTTTGAGTGATTTGACATAAAACCTATAATTGATTTAGAGTGACGTTAGAACCTAGTCAGATGCTGTTCATTTACAACACTTATTTTCCTCTTCTCCtaatttcttcattattttatttctcctTTGCCTTTCGGTGTTTTTGCTTTTACGTAAAAATGTTCAGAATCGCATCTGTTTCATTGACCCGTATTGACATTGCCATCGCctttgtttaattaaaaaataatcattaatcTATCATCAACATCATTTCCACTAATTCCTTCGTTCAAACCTATCTTCTCTTTCAACTACTTTCTACAAATCCTTGATATGATAACTtacactcatcttcttcatcttttttttttcttttacatgctttcaacattttttataatttgactGTTTTCAACATTTTTGTATAGCATGAAAATTTGATcagtttaaaattgaaatattcatATAATCGAACGGTTCATCTTAACATTAAGAACAACTATGTTGAAACTAAATATGATCATTACTAGTTAAAGAAGTAATAAAGTCGatgttaatataaaatctatTTCGAAACCTATATAAATACAGATTTTAAATATTGTGATAGATTTGTtacatttaatacatatttattgcTAATATTGCGGCATCCTTACCTACTTTGGGATCGGAGTGTTTTCTATAAGTAATTTTCCAATTCAACTAAACATTAACAAgtataaaatagaagaaaaactttGATCCGAGTTTGAAATTGGAagaatgtataaaaaaaagttaacctCAATCTCATGATCAAACAATTTCTAAACAAAAAGCTGTCCATtttagtcttttatatttttcttttgtcaataTGTCAATCCCTATCATGAGATAACATAGCTATATATATGTGACGGAATTAAGATTTTTTCTGTTCGTGTAATAAGTTATGCTATTATTAAAGGAGTACACAATATATAATACAACAACTCCGTGATCTTCcacatttgtttttaatatgatatgatatgaatCATAACTAAcgcttaaaaataatatttataatttttttttaaaattagtacaattcATATATCTCAGTAAagtaaattaatatgaaatatttacataatttcaatgtttaaaatttgaaataataagtaaaaggaaaaagaaagtttgATGTAGAGttagtagaagaaaaagaaattgaattaagATATGCATAGATAATAGAAGattgaaagttaaaataatagtaatggTGTGTCAAGGTGGAAGGTGGTTGGGAGGTTCCTTTGGAGTTGTTTTTCTGGTCCTCGAGTTCCAAATTCCCTGAGAGATTAGGCTCTAGAATCTATAGATTTGACATTAACAGATAATTATAGTTTAGTATTGAAAATGAGTTTTGATAGCAATGCAAGATGTCTGATAAACAGGAAAccagaataaagaaaaaagaaaggaagcATGGCATTGCCGGCAATCAGTGTGAAGAGGATCTCCGAAATAGTAATAATGTGCATGGTTTCAAGATAGGCAATCGTAATGCTTTAGATTCTCCATCGCATTGAATCATTCACACAGTTATGCTATGTTTTGGATTTCCATATCTCACACCGATGTTATCAACAATTCTCTTTTattcctcttctctctctctcttattgtTTTTCATTGTCTCTTTCATTACCAGTAATAACTACTGTTTTCATTCAAATCAATTATTCTCCATCATTCAAACTAAACTTTCTTACAAAGCAGAGTCAATgccctttttttctcttcagaCTTTTCTCGGTCAAACAGACATTTTCCAAATTTAAGTGTTCATGTTGTTCTAATTTTCCCATATAGtacaataaaattttgaaatggaTCTCGACGAATCTGTATTGCATCTGCGTTAGATATTgagtctttgttttttattatagtaaTAGTAAACCTGGTCTACGAGAttgatttcatttatattttttccttaatattaaaaaatgtataacatATACGAGAGATGGGCAGGTAGAATAATTAACAACAATTTAATACTTTTGAAGCGATTATGGAATCAAATGGTCAAGTTTACCTTCAAAATCTTTGCTATAGATTCGAAATGGGTGTGTTCGTGATCGTATCTTTCAGCAGCTaaatctcttctttttttatgttaaagtgACACTGACAATGGGTGTATGAAGGGAACAAAAGTTGCTTGGAAATACACTTCATGTTTAAATGAAGTCAGCATGTATAATAGTGTCTTTGGAATATGAAGTGTAACGCagctaaaattataaaaaatacaaaacttctatattcatttgattttattagCATAAAGAAGTGACGCGTTCAAGATTCAATCTGAAAAATCAATGTTCATATGATATTGTATATGTTATGGACCGATGTTATATATCGTAAATTAACATTAACTTTAAAGTTCGATGTGGTCTCTCACTATGATGTCAGTCTCAAGTTAAAGTTAAAGGTTGAGAAACACGAACTTAGAAACTCATTTTTGCACcaatgattattttttcttatattttatttttatttttctattcattatttttctttaaaaattaccATGATTATTTTaa
This window of the Vigna angularis cultivar LongXiaoDou No.4 chromosome 7, ASM1680809v1, whole genome shotgun sequence genome carries:
- the LOC108322742 gene encoding protein NLP2; this translates as MEYGGLVQNCGFGSLWECDSASEEDSIEEVLAEGCWVETSGVGSCEAQYIGSSEAEMEVELRKRWWIGPNKVNSSVKDRLVVAVCYLRECTKNSNLMIQVWVPLRRGLVAGPEYLTRNLDDWVAVEMNMNVNMNSARDVSLRFYRSQEYPRLPYYVDLPGSLALPVFERGTDTCLGVIQILTPPCDTVNYCPQLLNNNLLCNPFQAFEEVYEAAVNEIVEVMRCVCRAQNVALALSWAPCCIQQGGKCGGYGHSTENHLSTVERACFVGDAQVLGFKEASSQHHLLRGQGIVGTAFTTAKPCFAIDVAAFTRAQYPLAHHANIFGLHAAVAIPLRSLYTDFVVEFFLPKDCRDRENQSHFLSSISLILQQSCRTLHVVMGDEFTLPPLPPPPPPQPQPYVNNKEEIVMSEKSDSQWQAEACGSWIAHMMEAQAQEQKAKGVCVSLEYLEEAKEEFKVTGKCRWESGSSGAYDAVEVQEQHVFGDESQTQTQTQNFGGRRGRKSGEKRRTKAEKTISLPVLRQYFAGSLKDAAKSIGVCPTTLKRICRQHGITRWPSRKIKKVGHSLKKLQLVIDSVQGAEGAIQIGSFYNSFPELSSATSQSKNNNSSNNNSSSLYGHSPPSSSSPSTVPPQQQHLYFSTPNVSQTGLRVKATFGDEKIRFSLQPKWGFRDLEVEIGRRFNVKDLGNLVIKYLDDEGEWVVLACDGDLEECKDLHTTYESRTIRLALFQPSP